In Rhinatrema bivittatum chromosome 11, aRhiBiv1.1, whole genome shotgun sequence, a single window of DNA contains:
- the LOC115073134 gene encoding galectin-4-like, translating into MAFVPAPGYDPAYDPPVPYITAIPGGLRPGMLFYIRGTLAKGYTRFRVDYATGQYEGSDIALHFNPRFDGRDRVIFNTFQNGAWGEEEKKKDTPFSSSRPFELVVQITQANYQITVDGKPYHEYSHHIPMDRVTWLNVKGDIVLQAASIIGCGVGSAGSKGGAVGIPGGLPPMVGPVCNRPAIPFTANIPGGMIPKRTLVVAGHISSGAKSFIINLKKYSSNDIPLHINSRMIKNVLIRNTFLNGVWGEEEKDIQNNPLQKGQFFDLSIRSGDQNFKVYVNGHCLFRFDNRIKNVQEIDTVEIQGDAELAYVFF; encoded by the exons ATGGCCTTCGTTCCGGCTCCAGGATATGACCCTGCCTATGACCCC CCTGTTCCTTACATCACTGCGATACCCGGGGGTCTTCGTCCAGGGATGTTGTTCTACATTCGAGGTACCCTTGCAAAAGGTTATACAAG GTTTCGCGTGGACTATGCCACCGGGCAGTACGAAGGATCAGACATCGCGCTTCACTTTAACCCTCGCTTTGATGGGCGGGACCGGGTCATCTTCAACACCTTCCAGAACGGGGCATGGGGcgaagaggagaaaaagaaggacacgcccttcagcagcagcaggcccTTCGAGCTGGTTGTTCAGATCACCCAGGCCAATTATCAG ATTACTGTGGACGGCAAACCCTACCATGAGTATAGTCATCATATCCCCATGGACCGCGTCACTTGGCTTAATGTGAAAGGAGACATCGTCTTGCAGGCTGCCAGCATCATTGGTTGTGGAGTGGGATCTGCTGGCAGTAAAGGG GGTGCAGTGGGCATCCCAGGAGGACTCCCC CCAATGGTTGGGCCAGTTTGCAACAGGCCG GCTATTCCATTTACTGCTAATATTCCAGGTGGGATGATTCCCAAGCGGACCCTTGTTGTCGCAGGACATATCTCTTCAGGTGCTAAAAG CTTTATCATCAACTTAAAGAAGTACTCCTCCAATGACATTCCTCTGCACATTAATTCTCGCATGATCAAGAACGTCCTGATCAGGAACACCTTTCTGAATGGCGTgtggggagaggaagaaaaagacATACAGAATAACCCCTTACAAAAGGGACAGTTCTTTGAT CTCTCAATACGCAGTGGAGATCAGAACTTTAAAGTGTATGTAAATGGACATTGTCTGTTCCGCTTTGATAATCGCATCAAGAATGTGCAAGAGATTGATACTGTTGAGATACAAGGAGATGCCGAACTTGCCTACGtgtttttctaa